One genomic segment of Desulfomicrobium sp. ZS1 includes these proteins:
- the lgt gene encoding prolipoprotein diacylglyceryl transferase, protein MFPTIIEIAPFILFGFKLGPFALHTYGLFVAAGFLLGIAWSMREARARGLSPDTVSDLGFYIILGAILGARALYVLINPTYFWNNPQEILMFWKGGLVFSGGAIMATLFALAFLRIRKENPWLWMDVLAPGIGLGEAVGRIGCLAAGCCYGAVCDLPWAITFFDPESLAPLHVPLHPTQLYHSLAGLICFAVTLVLKSKTQGTGQLMGIFLALFGTFRFVIELFRADYRGDFGPISVTQIIALCGVGLGLFIIQHRRGHVR, encoded by the coding sequence GTGTTCCCGACAATAATTGAGATTGCGCCCTTCATCCTTTTCGGCTTCAAGCTTGGCCCCTTCGCGCTGCACACCTACGGCCTCTTTGTCGCGGCAGGGTTTCTGCTGGGCATTGCCTGGTCCATGCGCGAAGCGCGGGCCAGGGGCCTTTCTCCCGACACGGTCTCCGACCTCGGCTTCTACATCATCCTCGGAGCCATCCTCGGCGCGCGCGCTCTTTATGTGCTGATCAACCCGACCTACTTCTGGAACAACCCCCAGGAAATCCTGATGTTCTGGAAAGGCGGGCTGGTCTTTTCCGGCGGCGCCATCATGGCCACACTTTTCGCCCTGGCCTTTCTACGCATCAGGAAAGAGAACCCCTGGCTGTGGATGGACGTACTGGCTCCGGGTATCGGCCTGGGCGAAGCAGTGGGCCGCATCGGATGTCTGGCCGCGGGATGCTGTTACGGAGCGGTCTGCGACCTGCCCTGGGCCATCACCTTCTTTGACCCTGAGTCTCTGGCTCCGCTACACGTGCCGCTGCATCCCACCCAACTCTATCACAGCCTCGCGGGCCTGATCTGTTTTGCCGTGACCCTGGTCCTCAAATCAAAGACACAAGGCACGGGCCAGCTCATGGGCATTTTCCTGGCTCTTTTCGGAACGTTCCGGTTTGTCATCGAACTCTTCCGCGCAGACTATCGCGGAGATTTCGGCCCCATCAGCGTGACCCAGATCATCGCCCTTTGCGGCGTAGGCCTGGGACTTTTCATCATCCAGCACAGGAGAGGCCATGTTCGTTAG